From Dendropsophus ebraccatus isolate aDenEbr1 chromosome 2, aDenEbr1.pat, whole genome shotgun sequence, a single genomic window includes:
- the BRD9 gene encoding bromodomain-containing protein 9 isoform X1 translates to MGKKHKKHRSEWRSYDAGDLGSPPDQSQYYVGKPSEKPLKLVLKVGGSEVTELSGSGHDSSYYDDRSDHEQRERHKEKKKKKKKKSEKEKDKHVDDEERRRRKEEKKRKREKEQCDSDEEAEFFEPEKKVEVETPTDRPVRACRTHPAENESTPIQQLLEYFLRQLQRKDPHGFFAFPVTDQIAPGYFMIIKHPMDFSTMKEKIAANEYKSITEFKADFKLMCDNAMTYNRPETVYYKLAKKLLHTGFKMMSKERLLALKRSMSFMQDMDFSQQAAILGDEDTTVEEPIPEVTLPAPVEITKKSKKPSKEVIRVIEDDQSCIFEPEGNACSLTDSTAEEHVLALVEHAADEARDKVNRYYPNCKIGFLKKSVDGNLTYNVVNADPDAEEEETNPVDLSSLSSKLLPSFTTLGFKDDRRHKVTFLNSTSTALSLHNNTLFTDLKPDEMELMYAAYGDDTGIQCALSLQEFVKDCGGYAKKMVNDMLDQITEGDHSKILYQLKQIGESVGDSSSSVLDFMSMKSYTDVSLEMSMLNSLGKVKKELDHDDGHLNLDDAAKLLHDFHDVHNDRVGSRPSSNISSLSNNSERDHHHLGSPSRLSVGEQQDIPDPYEFLQSPEPENS, encoded by the exons ATGGGGAAGAAGCATAAGAAGCACAGGTCTGAGTGGAGGTCGTATGACGCTGGGGACCTGGGCTCTCCCCCAGACCAGTCTCAGT attATGTGGGTAAACCTTCAGAAAAGCCTTTGAAATTGGTCCTTAAAGTTGGAGGAAGTGAAGTGACTGAACTCTCTGGATCTGGACACGATTCTAGTTACTATGATGATCGTTCAGATCATGAGCAACGTGAGCGTcataaggaaaaaaagaaaaaaaagaaaaagaagtcagagaaagagaaggataagCATGTAGATGATGAAGAAAGGAggcggaggaag gaagagaaaaagagaaaacgAGAAAAAGAACAATGTGATTCAGATGAGGAAGCTGAGTTTTTTGAACCAGAGAAAAAAGTAGAAGTAGAAACCCCCACAGACCGTCCAGTCAGGGCATGCAGAACACATCCAG CAGAAAATGAGAGCACCCCGATACAGCAGCTTCTGGAATATTTCCTTCGGCAGCTCCAGCG GAAAGATCCTCATGGTTTCTTTGCTTTTCCTGTCACGGATCAGATTGCTCCTGGTTATTTCATGATCATAAAGCATCCAATGGACTTCAGTACCATGAAAGAAAAAATAGCTGCAAATGAATACAAATCAATCACGGAATTTAAG GCCGATTTCAAGCTCATGTGTGATAATGCAATGACGTACAACCGCCCAGAGACTGTCTACTACAAGTTGGCAAAGAAGCTTCTACATACAGGCTTCAAGATGATGAGTAAG GAACGGCTTTTAGCTTTGAAGCGCAGTATGTCGTTTATGCAGGACATGGATTTTTCTCAGCAGGCTGCTATATTGGGTGATGAAGATACCACAGTCGAAGAACCCATCCCAGAAGTTACTCTTCCAGCTCCTGTAGAAATTACAAAGAAATCTAAAAAGCCAAGCAAGGAAGTTATTAG GGTGATTGAAGATGATCAGAG ctgcATTTTTGAGCCAGAAGGCAATGCTTGTAGTTTAACAGACAGCACTGCAGAAGAACATGTACTGGCTCTAGTGGAACATGCAGCAGATGAAGCCAGAGACAAGGTCAACAGATATTATCCAAATTGCAAG ATTGGTTTCCTAAAAAAGAGTGTGGATGGCAACTTGACATACAATGTCGTAAATGCTGATCCCGATGCAGAGG aggaAGAGACTAATCCAGTGGATTTAAGTTCTCTATCAAGTAAACTTTTACCTAGCTTTACTACACTGGGCTTCAAAGATGATCGCAGACATAAAG TCACATTTCTTAATAGTACCAGCACAGCCCTGTCTTTACATAATAATACTCTCTTCACTGATCTTAAGCCAGATGAAATGGAATTAATGTATGCAGCCTATGGTGATGACACAGGAATACAATGCGCTCTTAG tcttcagGAGTTTGTTAAAGACTGTGGGGGTTATGCAAAAAAGATGGTGAATGACATGCTGGATCAGATAACTGAAGGAGATCATTCCAAAATTCTTTATCAGCTAAAACAG ATTGGAGAATCTGTGGGTGATAGCAGCAGTTCTGTTCTTGATTTTATGTCCATGAAGTCCTATACGGATGTGTCTCTTGAAATGTCAATGCTAAATTCATTAG GAAAAGTGAAGAAGGAGCTTGACCACGATGATGGTCATCTTAACTTAGATGACGCAGCTAAACTCTTGCACGACTTTCATGACGTACACAATGACAGAGTTGGATCTAGACCGTCTTCCAATATAAGTTCTTTATCCAACAACTCGGAAAGAGATCATCATCATCTTG
- the BRD9 gene encoding bromodomain-containing protein 9 isoform X6 — protein MGKKHKKHRSEWRSYDAGDLGSPPDQSQYYVGKPSEKPLKLVLKVGGSEVTELSGSGHDSSYYDDRSDHEQRERHKEKKKKKKKKSEKEKDKHVDDEERRRRKEEKKRKREKEQCDSDEEAEFFEPEKKVEVETPTDRPVRACRTHPENESTPIQQLLEYFLRQLQRKDPHGFFAFPVTDQIAPGYFMIIKHPMDFSTMKEKIAANEYKSITEFKADFKLMCDNAMTYNRPETVYYKLAKKLLHTGFKMMSKAAILGDEDTTVEEPIPEVTLPAPVEITKKSKKPSKEVIRVIEDDQSCIFEPEGNACSLTDSTAEEHVLALVEHAADEARDKVNRYYPNCKIGFLKKSVDGNLTYNVVNADPDAEEEETNPVDLSSLSSKLLPSFTTLGFKDDRRHKVTFLNSTSTALSLHNNTLFTDLKPDEMELMYAAYGDDTGIQCALSLQEFVKDCGGYAKKMVNDMLDQITEGDHSKILYQLKQIGESVGDSSSSVLDFMSMKSYTDVSLEMSMLNSLGKVKKELDHDDGHLNLDDAAKLLHDFHDVHNDRVGSRPSSNISSLSNNSERDHHHLGSPSRLSVGEQQDIPDPYEFLQSPEPENS, from the exons ATGGGGAAGAAGCATAAGAAGCACAGGTCTGAGTGGAGGTCGTATGACGCTGGGGACCTGGGCTCTCCCCCAGACCAGTCTCAGT attATGTGGGTAAACCTTCAGAAAAGCCTTTGAAATTGGTCCTTAAAGTTGGAGGAAGTGAAGTGACTGAACTCTCTGGATCTGGACACGATTCTAGTTACTATGATGATCGTTCAGATCATGAGCAACGTGAGCGTcataaggaaaaaaagaaaaaaaagaaaaagaagtcagagaaagagaaggataagCATGTAGATGATGAAGAAAGGAggcggaggaag gaagagaaaaagagaaaacgAGAAAAAGAACAATGTGATTCAGATGAGGAAGCTGAGTTTTTTGAACCAGAGAAAAAAGTAGAAGTAGAAACCCCCACAGACCGTCCAGTCAGGGCATGCAGAACACATCCAG AAAATGAGAGCACCCCGATACAGCAGCTTCTGGAATATTTCCTTCGGCAGCTCCAGCG GAAAGATCCTCATGGTTTCTTTGCTTTTCCTGTCACGGATCAGATTGCTCCTGGTTATTTCATGATCATAAAGCATCCAATGGACTTCAGTACCATGAAAGAAAAAATAGCTGCAAATGAATACAAATCAATCACGGAATTTAAG GCCGATTTCAAGCTCATGTGTGATAATGCAATGACGTACAACCGCCCAGAGACTGTCTACTACAAGTTGGCAAAGAAGCTTCTACATACAGGCTTCAAGATGATGAGTAAG GCTGCTATATTGGGTGATGAAGATACCACAGTCGAAGAACCCATCCCAGAAGTTACTCTTCCAGCTCCTGTAGAAATTACAAAGAAATCTAAAAAGCCAAGCAAGGAAGTTATTAG GGTGATTGAAGATGATCAGAG ctgcATTTTTGAGCCAGAAGGCAATGCTTGTAGTTTAACAGACAGCACTGCAGAAGAACATGTACTGGCTCTAGTGGAACATGCAGCAGATGAAGCCAGAGACAAGGTCAACAGATATTATCCAAATTGCAAG ATTGGTTTCCTAAAAAAGAGTGTGGATGGCAACTTGACATACAATGTCGTAAATGCTGATCCCGATGCAGAGG aggaAGAGACTAATCCAGTGGATTTAAGTTCTCTATCAAGTAAACTTTTACCTAGCTTTACTACACTGGGCTTCAAAGATGATCGCAGACATAAAG TCACATTTCTTAATAGTACCAGCACAGCCCTGTCTTTACATAATAATACTCTCTTCACTGATCTTAAGCCAGATGAAATGGAATTAATGTATGCAGCCTATGGTGATGACACAGGAATACAATGCGCTCTTAG tcttcagGAGTTTGTTAAAGACTGTGGGGGTTATGCAAAAAAGATGGTGAATGACATGCTGGATCAGATAACTGAAGGAGATCATTCCAAAATTCTTTATCAGCTAAAACAG ATTGGAGAATCTGTGGGTGATAGCAGCAGTTCTGTTCTTGATTTTATGTCCATGAAGTCCTATACGGATGTGTCTCTTGAAATGTCAATGCTAAATTCATTAG GAAAAGTGAAGAAGGAGCTTGACCACGATGATGGTCATCTTAACTTAGATGACGCAGCTAAACTCTTGCACGACTTTCATGACGTACACAATGACAGAGTTGGATCTAGACCGTCTTCCAATATAAGTTCTTTATCCAACAACTCGGAAAGAGATCATCATCATCTTG
- the BRD9 gene encoding bromodomain-containing protein 9 isoform X3, which translates to MGKKHKKHRSEWRSYDAGDLGSPPDQSQYYVGKPSEKPLKLVLKVGGSEVTELSGSGHDSSYYDDRSDHEQRERHKEKKKKKKKKSEKEKDKHVDDEERRRRKEEKKRKREKEQCDSDEEAEFFEPEKKVEVETPTDRPVRACRTHPAENESTPIQQLLEYFLRQLQRKDPHGFFAFPVTDQIAPGYFMIIKHPMDFSTMKEKIAANEYKSITEFKADFKLMCDNAMTYNRPETVYYKLAKKLLHTGFKMMSKQAAILGDEDTTVEEPIPEVTLPAPVEITKKSKKPSKEVIRVIEDDQSCIFEPEGNACSLTDSTAEEHVLALVEHAADEARDKVNRYYPNCKIGFLKKSVDGNLTYNVVNADPDAEEEETNPVDLSSLSSKLLPSFTTLGFKDDRRHKVTFLNSTSTALSLHNNTLFTDLKPDEMELMYAAYGDDTGIQCALSLQEFVKDCGGYAKKMVNDMLDQITEGDHSKILYQLKQIGESVGDSSSSVLDFMSMKSYTDVSLEMSMLNSLGKVKKELDHDDGHLNLDDAAKLLHDFHDVHNDRVGSRPSSNISSLSNNSERDHHHLGSPSRLSVGEQQDIPDPYEFLQSPEPENS; encoded by the exons ATGGGGAAGAAGCATAAGAAGCACAGGTCTGAGTGGAGGTCGTATGACGCTGGGGACCTGGGCTCTCCCCCAGACCAGTCTCAGT attATGTGGGTAAACCTTCAGAAAAGCCTTTGAAATTGGTCCTTAAAGTTGGAGGAAGTGAAGTGACTGAACTCTCTGGATCTGGACACGATTCTAGTTACTATGATGATCGTTCAGATCATGAGCAACGTGAGCGTcataaggaaaaaaagaaaaaaaagaaaaagaagtcagagaaagagaaggataagCATGTAGATGATGAAGAAAGGAggcggaggaag gaagagaaaaagagaaaacgAGAAAAAGAACAATGTGATTCAGATGAGGAAGCTGAGTTTTTTGAACCAGAGAAAAAAGTAGAAGTAGAAACCCCCACAGACCGTCCAGTCAGGGCATGCAGAACACATCCAG CAGAAAATGAGAGCACCCCGATACAGCAGCTTCTGGAATATTTCCTTCGGCAGCTCCAGCG GAAAGATCCTCATGGTTTCTTTGCTTTTCCTGTCACGGATCAGATTGCTCCTGGTTATTTCATGATCATAAAGCATCCAATGGACTTCAGTACCATGAAAGAAAAAATAGCTGCAAATGAATACAAATCAATCACGGAATTTAAG GCCGATTTCAAGCTCATGTGTGATAATGCAATGACGTACAACCGCCCAGAGACTGTCTACTACAAGTTGGCAAAGAAGCTTCTACATACAGGCTTCAAGATGATGAGTAAG CAGGCTGCTATATTGGGTGATGAAGATACCACAGTCGAAGAACCCATCCCAGAAGTTACTCTTCCAGCTCCTGTAGAAATTACAAAGAAATCTAAAAAGCCAAGCAAGGAAGTTATTAG GGTGATTGAAGATGATCAGAG ctgcATTTTTGAGCCAGAAGGCAATGCTTGTAGTTTAACAGACAGCACTGCAGAAGAACATGTACTGGCTCTAGTGGAACATGCAGCAGATGAAGCCAGAGACAAGGTCAACAGATATTATCCAAATTGCAAG ATTGGTTTCCTAAAAAAGAGTGTGGATGGCAACTTGACATACAATGTCGTAAATGCTGATCCCGATGCAGAGG aggaAGAGACTAATCCAGTGGATTTAAGTTCTCTATCAAGTAAACTTTTACCTAGCTTTACTACACTGGGCTTCAAAGATGATCGCAGACATAAAG TCACATTTCTTAATAGTACCAGCACAGCCCTGTCTTTACATAATAATACTCTCTTCACTGATCTTAAGCCAGATGAAATGGAATTAATGTATGCAGCCTATGGTGATGACACAGGAATACAATGCGCTCTTAG tcttcagGAGTTTGTTAAAGACTGTGGGGGTTATGCAAAAAAGATGGTGAATGACATGCTGGATCAGATAACTGAAGGAGATCATTCCAAAATTCTTTATCAGCTAAAACAG ATTGGAGAATCTGTGGGTGATAGCAGCAGTTCTGTTCTTGATTTTATGTCCATGAAGTCCTATACGGATGTGTCTCTTGAAATGTCAATGCTAAATTCATTAG GAAAAGTGAAGAAGGAGCTTGACCACGATGATGGTCATCTTAACTTAGATGACGCAGCTAAACTCTTGCACGACTTTCATGACGTACACAATGACAGAGTTGGATCTAGACCGTCTTCCAATATAAGTTCTTTATCCAACAACTCGGAAAGAGATCATCATCATCTTG
- the BRD9 gene encoding bromodomain-containing protein 9 isoform X4 codes for MGKKHKKHRSEWRSYDAGDLGSPPDQSQYYVGKPSEKPLKLVLKVGGSEVTELSGSGHDSSYYDDRSDHEQRERHKEKKKKKKKKSEKEKDKHVDDEERRRRKEEKKRKREKEQCDSDEEAEFFEPEKKVEVETPTDRPVRACRTHPAENESTPIQQLLEYFLRQLQRKDPHGFFAFPVTDQIAPGYFMIIKHPMDFSTMKEKIAANEYKSITEFKADFKLMCDNAMTYNRPETVYYKLAKKLLHTGFKMMSKAAILGDEDTTVEEPIPEVTLPAPVEITKKSKKPSKEVIRVIEDDQSCIFEPEGNACSLTDSTAEEHVLALVEHAADEARDKVNRYYPNCKIGFLKKSVDGNLTYNVVNADPDAEEEETNPVDLSSLSSKLLPSFTTLGFKDDRRHKVTFLNSTSTALSLHNNTLFTDLKPDEMELMYAAYGDDTGIQCALSLQEFVKDCGGYAKKMVNDMLDQITEGDHSKILYQLKQIGESVGDSSSSVLDFMSMKSYTDVSLEMSMLNSLGKVKKELDHDDGHLNLDDAAKLLHDFHDVHNDRVGSRPSSNISSLSNNSERDHHHLGSPSRLSVGEQQDIPDPYEFLQSPEPENS; via the exons ATGGGGAAGAAGCATAAGAAGCACAGGTCTGAGTGGAGGTCGTATGACGCTGGGGACCTGGGCTCTCCCCCAGACCAGTCTCAGT attATGTGGGTAAACCTTCAGAAAAGCCTTTGAAATTGGTCCTTAAAGTTGGAGGAAGTGAAGTGACTGAACTCTCTGGATCTGGACACGATTCTAGTTACTATGATGATCGTTCAGATCATGAGCAACGTGAGCGTcataaggaaaaaaagaaaaaaaagaaaaagaagtcagagaaagagaaggataagCATGTAGATGATGAAGAAAGGAggcggaggaag gaagagaaaaagagaaaacgAGAAAAAGAACAATGTGATTCAGATGAGGAAGCTGAGTTTTTTGAACCAGAGAAAAAAGTAGAAGTAGAAACCCCCACAGACCGTCCAGTCAGGGCATGCAGAACACATCCAG CAGAAAATGAGAGCACCCCGATACAGCAGCTTCTGGAATATTTCCTTCGGCAGCTCCAGCG GAAAGATCCTCATGGTTTCTTTGCTTTTCCTGTCACGGATCAGATTGCTCCTGGTTATTTCATGATCATAAAGCATCCAATGGACTTCAGTACCATGAAAGAAAAAATAGCTGCAAATGAATACAAATCAATCACGGAATTTAAG GCCGATTTCAAGCTCATGTGTGATAATGCAATGACGTACAACCGCCCAGAGACTGTCTACTACAAGTTGGCAAAGAAGCTTCTACATACAGGCTTCAAGATGATGAGTAAG GCTGCTATATTGGGTGATGAAGATACCACAGTCGAAGAACCCATCCCAGAAGTTACTCTTCCAGCTCCTGTAGAAATTACAAAGAAATCTAAAAAGCCAAGCAAGGAAGTTATTAG GGTGATTGAAGATGATCAGAG ctgcATTTTTGAGCCAGAAGGCAATGCTTGTAGTTTAACAGACAGCACTGCAGAAGAACATGTACTGGCTCTAGTGGAACATGCAGCAGATGAAGCCAGAGACAAGGTCAACAGATATTATCCAAATTGCAAG ATTGGTTTCCTAAAAAAGAGTGTGGATGGCAACTTGACATACAATGTCGTAAATGCTGATCCCGATGCAGAGG aggaAGAGACTAATCCAGTGGATTTAAGTTCTCTATCAAGTAAACTTTTACCTAGCTTTACTACACTGGGCTTCAAAGATGATCGCAGACATAAAG TCACATTTCTTAATAGTACCAGCACAGCCCTGTCTTTACATAATAATACTCTCTTCACTGATCTTAAGCCAGATGAAATGGAATTAATGTATGCAGCCTATGGTGATGACACAGGAATACAATGCGCTCTTAG tcttcagGAGTTTGTTAAAGACTGTGGGGGTTATGCAAAAAAGATGGTGAATGACATGCTGGATCAGATAACTGAAGGAGATCATTCCAAAATTCTTTATCAGCTAAAACAG ATTGGAGAATCTGTGGGTGATAGCAGCAGTTCTGTTCTTGATTTTATGTCCATGAAGTCCTATACGGATGTGTCTCTTGAAATGTCAATGCTAAATTCATTAG GAAAAGTGAAGAAGGAGCTTGACCACGATGATGGTCATCTTAACTTAGATGACGCAGCTAAACTCTTGCACGACTTTCATGACGTACACAATGACAGAGTTGGATCTAGACCGTCTTCCAATATAAGTTCTTTATCCAACAACTCGGAAAGAGATCATCATCATCTTG
- the BRD9 gene encoding bromodomain-containing protein 9 isoform X2, whose amino-acid sequence MGKKHKKHRSEWRSYDAGDLGSPPDQSQYYVGKPSEKPLKLVLKVGGSEVTELSGSGHDSSYYDDRSDHEQRERHKEKKKKKKKKSEKEKDKHVDDEERRRRKEEKKRKREKEQCDSDEEAEFFEPEKKVEVETPTDRPVRACRTHPENESTPIQQLLEYFLRQLQRKDPHGFFAFPVTDQIAPGYFMIIKHPMDFSTMKEKIAANEYKSITEFKADFKLMCDNAMTYNRPETVYYKLAKKLLHTGFKMMSKERLLALKRSMSFMQDMDFSQQAAILGDEDTTVEEPIPEVTLPAPVEITKKSKKPSKEVIRVIEDDQSCIFEPEGNACSLTDSTAEEHVLALVEHAADEARDKVNRYYPNCKIGFLKKSVDGNLTYNVVNADPDAEEEETNPVDLSSLSSKLLPSFTTLGFKDDRRHKVTFLNSTSTALSLHNNTLFTDLKPDEMELMYAAYGDDTGIQCALSLQEFVKDCGGYAKKMVNDMLDQITEGDHSKILYQLKQIGESVGDSSSSVLDFMSMKSYTDVSLEMSMLNSLGKVKKELDHDDGHLNLDDAAKLLHDFHDVHNDRVGSRPSSNISSLSNNSERDHHHLGSPSRLSVGEQQDIPDPYEFLQSPEPENS is encoded by the exons ATGGGGAAGAAGCATAAGAAGCACAGGTCTGAGTGGAGGTCGTATGACGCTGGGGACCTGGGCTCTCCCCCAGACCAGTCTCAGT attATGTGGGTAAACCTTCAGAAAAGCCTTTGAAATTGGTCCTTAAAGTTGGAGGAAGTGAAGTGACTGAACTCTCTGGATCTGGACACGATTCTAGTTACTATGATGATCGTTCAGATCATGAGCAACGTGAGCGTcataaggaaaaaaagaaaaaaaagaaaaagaagtcagagaaagagaaggataagCATGTAGATGATGAAGAAAGGAggcggaggaag gaagagaaaaagagaaaacgAGAAAAAGAACAATGTGATTCAGATGAGGAAGCTGAGTTTTTTGAACCAGAGAAAAAAGTAGAAGTAGAAACCCCCACAGACCGTCCAGTCAGGGCATGCAGAACACATCCAG AAAATGAGAGCACCCCGATACAGCAGCTTCTGGAATATTTCCTTCGGCAGCTCCAGCG GAAAGATCCTCATGGTTTCTTTGCTTTTCCTGTCACGGATCAGATTGCTCCTGGTTATTTCATGATCATAAAGCATCCAATGGACTTCAGTACCATGAAAGAAAAAATAGCTGCAAATGAATACAAATCAATCACGGAATTTAAG GCCGATTTCAAGCTCATGTGTGATAATGCAATGACGTACAACCGCCCAGAGACTGTCTACTACAAGTTGGCAAAGAAGCTTCTACATACAGGCTTCAAGATGATGAGTAAG GAACGGCTTTTAGCTTTGAAGCGCAGTATGTCGTTTATGCAGGACATGGATTTTTCTCAGCAGGCTGCTATATTGGGTGATGAAGATACCACAGTCGAAGAACCCATCCCAGAAGTTACTCTTCCAGCTCCTGTAGAAATTACAAAGAAATCTAAAAAGCCAAGCAAGGAAGTTATTAG GGTGATTGAAGATGATCAGAG ctgcATTTTTGAGCCAGAAGGCAATGCTTGTAGTTTAACAGACAGCACTGCAGAAGAACATGTACTGGCTCTAGTGGAACATGCAGCAGATGAAGCCAGAGACAAGGTCAACAGATATTATCCAAATTGCAAG ATTGGTTTCCTAAAAAAGAGTGTGGATGGCAACTTGACATACAATGTCGTAAATGCTGATCCCGATGCAGAGG aggaAGAGACTAATCCAGTGGATTTAAGTTCTCTATCAAGTAAACTTTTACCTAGCTTTACTACACTGGGCTTCAAAGATGATCGCAGACATAAAG TCACATTTCTTAATAGTACCAGCACAGCCCTGTCTTTACATAATAATACTCTCTTCACTGATCTTAAGCCAGATGAAATGGAATTAATGTATGCAGCCTATGGTGATGACACAGGAATACAATGCGCTCTTAG tcttcagGAGTTTGTTAAAGACTGTGGGGGTTATGCAAAAAAGATGGTGAATGACATGCTGGATCAGATAACTGAAGGAGATCATTCCAAAATTCTTTATCAGCTAAAACAG ATTGGAGAATCTGTGGGTGATAGCAGCAGTTCTGTTCTTGATTTTATGTCCATGAAGTCCTATACGGATGTGTCTCTTGAAATGTCAATGCTAAATTCATTAG GAAAAGTGAAGAAGGAGCTTGACCACGATGATGGTCATCTTAACTTAGATGACGCAGCTAAACTCTTGCACGACTTTCATGACGTACACAATGACAGAGTTGGATCTAGACCGTCTTCCAATATAAGTTCTTTATCCAACAACTCGGAAAGAGATCATCATCATCTTG
- the BRD9 gene encoding bromodomain-containing protein 9 isoform X5 yields MGKKHKKHRSEWRSYDAGDLGSPPDQSQYYVGKPSEKPLKLVLKVGGSEVTELSGSGHDSSYYDDRSDHEQRERHKEKKKKKKKKSEKEKDKHVDDEERRRRKEEKKRKREKEQCDSDEEAEFFEPEKKVEVETPTDRPVRACRTHPENESTPIQQLLEYFLRQLQRKDPHGFFAFPVTDQIAPGYFMIIKHPMDFSTMKEKIAANEYKSITEFKADFKLMCDNAMTYNRPETVYYKLAKKLLHTGFKMMSKQAAILGDEDTTVEEPIPEVTLPAPVEITKKSKKPSKEVIRVIEDDQSCIFEPEGNACSLTDSTAEEHVLALVEHAADEARDKVNRYYPNCKIGFLKKSVDGNLTYNVVNADPDAEEEETNPVDLSSLSSKLLPSFTTLGFKDDRRHKVTFLNSTSTALSLHNNTLFTDLKPDEMELMYAAYGDDTGIQCALSLQEFVKDCGGYAKKMVNDMLDQITEGDHSKILYQLKQIGESVGDSSSSVLDFMSMKSYTDVSLEMSMLNSLGKVKKELDHDDGHLNLDDAAKLLHDFHDVHNDRVGSRPSSNISSLSNNSERDHHHLGSPSRLSVGEQQDIPDPYEFLQSPEPENS; encoded by the exons ATGGGGAAGAAGCATAAGAAGCACAGGTCTGAGTGGAGGTCGTATGACGCTGGGGACCTGGGCTCTCCCCCAGACCAGTCTCAGT attATGTGGGTAAACCTTCAGAAAAGCCTTTGAAATTGGTCCTTAAAGTTGGAGGAAGTGAAGTGACTGAACTCTCTGGATCTGGACACGATTCTAGTTACTATGATGATCGTTCAGATCATGAGCAACGTGAGCGTcataaggaaaaaaagaaaaaaaagaaaaagaagtcagagaaagagaaggataagCATGTAGATGATGAAGAAAGGAggcggaggaag gaagagaaaaagagaaaacgAGAAAAAGAACAATGTGATTCAGATGAGGAAGCTGAGTTTTTTGAACCAGAGAAAAAAGTAGAAGTAGAAACCCCCACAGACCGTCCAGTCAGGGCATGCAGAACACATCCAG AAAATGAGAGCACCCCGATACAGCAGCTTCTGGAATATTTCCTTCGGCAGCTCCAGCG GAAAGATCCTCATGGTTTCTTTGCTTTTCCTGTCACGGATCAGATTGCTCCTGGTTATTTCATGATCATAAAGCATCCAATGGACTTCAGTACCATGAAAGAAAAAATAGCTGCAAATGAATACAAATCAATCACGGAATTTAAG GCCGATTTCAAGCTCATGTGTGATAATGCAATGACGTACAACCGCCCAGAGACTGTCTACTACAAGTTGGCAAAGAAGCTTCTACATACAGGCTTCAAGATGATGAGTAAG CAGGCTGCTATATTGGGTGATGAAGATACCACAGTCGAAGAACCCATCCCAGAAGTTACTCTTCCAGCTCCTGTAGAAATTACAAAGAAATCTAAAAAGCCAAGCAAGGAAGTTATTAG GGTGATTGAAGATGATCAGAG ctgcATTTTTGAGCCAGAAGGCAATGCTTGTAGTTTAACAGACAGCACTGCAGAAGAACATGTACTGGCTCTAGTGGAACATGCAGCAGATGAAGCCAGAGACAAGGTCAACAGATATTATCCAAATTGCAAG ATTGGTTTCCTAAAAAAGAGTGTGGATGGCAACTTGACATACAATGTCGTAAATGCTGATCCCGATGCAGAGG aggaAGAGACTAATCCAGTGGATTTAAGTTCTCTATCAAGTAAACTTTTACCTAGCTTTACTACACTGGGCTTCAAAGATGATCGCAGACATAAAG TCACATTTCTTAATAGTACCAGCACAGCCCTGTCTTTACATAATAATACTCTCTTCACTGATCTTAAGCCAGATGAAATGGAATTAATGTATGCAGCCTATGGTGATGACACAGGAATACAATGCGCTCTTAG tcttcagGAGTTTGTTAAAGACTGTGGGGGTTATGCAAAAAAGATGGTGAATGACATGCTGGATCAGATAACTGAAGGAGATCATTCCAAAATTCTTTATCAGCTAAAACAG ATTGGAGAATCTGTGGGTGATAGCAGCAGTTCTGTTCTTGATTTTATGTCCATGAAGTCCTATACGGATGTGTCTCTTGAAATGTCAATGCTAAATTCATTAG GAAAAGTGAAGAAGGAGCTTGACCACGATGATGGTCATCTTAACTTAGATGACGCAGCTAAACTCTTGCACGACTTTCATGACGTACACAATGACAGAGTTGGATCTAGACCGTCTTCCAATATAAGTTCTTTATCCAACAACTCGGAAAGAGATCATCATCATCTTG